A region from the Desulfoglaeba alkanexedens ALDC genome encodes:
- a CDS encoding glycoside hydrolase family 3 N-terminal domain-containing protein, translating to MVKSTAGAHLFVGFNGTEFGRDLMAVIREFRIGGLVLFRRNISSAGQLRELLKDVQLYSRETLGRGTLIAVDEEGGAVQRLHPALPWLPSALETARSGSDAVIHSARTVAKRLKALGIQINFAPVLDVVDDPEGHFLGSRSPGAVPERVARLGRLWIETFQSLGVSATAKHFPGLGKAALDPHHRLPVVETEDPARLEDQLLPFRHAVAAGVHAVMTSHALYPAWDPERPGTLSAAVNRGILRDRLGFQGVLFSDDLDMKAVSGRIPLRDVAHWGLEATVDGFLVCQRPENVEPLYAALYDAIRAGGSARDLHEASMKRLQRLLSFHF from the coding sequence ATGGTGAAATCAACGGCCGGCGCCCACCTCTTCGTGGGATTCAACGGAACTGAGTTCGGCCGGGACCTCATGGCCGTGATCCGGGAATTCCGGATCGGGGGCCTGGTACTCTTTCGCCGGAACATTTCGAGCGCCGGGCAGCTTCGGGAACTTCTGAAAGACGTTCAACTCTACTCCCGGGAAACCCTGGGCCGCGGCACGCTCATAGCCGTAGACGAAGAAGGCGGCGCCGTCCAGCGCCTGCACCCGGCGCTTCCTTGGCTTCCTTCCGCCCTGGAAACGGCCCGTTCCGGCTCGGACGCCGTGATCCACTCGGCGAGGACGGTCGCGAAGCGACTGAAGGCGCTGGGCATTCAGATCAACTTCGCCCCGGTTCTGGACGTGGTGGACGATCCGGAAGGGCATTTCCTTGGTTCACGATCGCCTGGAGCCGTCCCCGAACGGGTGGCCCGGCTGGGGCGCTTGTGGATCGAGACGTTTCAGAGCCTGGGCGTTTCAGCTACGGCCAAGCATTTCCCGGGACTGGGAAAGGCCGCCCTGGACCCGCACCACCGCCTTCCGGTGGTCGAAACCGAAGACCCCGCGCGCCTTGAAGACCAGCTCCTTCCCTTCCGGCACGCTGTCGCAGCCGGCGTGCACGCCGTCATGACCTCGCACGCGCTCTACCCGGCGTGGGACCCCGAACGCCCCGGTACCCTCTCGGCGGCCGTCAACCGCGGAATCCTGAGAGACCGCCTGGGGTTCCAAGGCGTTCTGTTCAGCGACGACCTGGACATGAAGGCCGTGAGCGGTCGCATTCCCCTACGGGATGTGGCGCATTGGGGGCTGGAAGCCACCGTGGACGGATTTCTCGTCTGCCAGCGACCGGAGAACGTGGAACCGCTTTACGCGGCCCTCTACGACGCCATTCGAGCGGGCGGTTCCGCCCGCGACCTTCACGAAGCCTCCATGAAACGTTTGCAACGCCTGCTCTCCTTTCATTTCTGA
- a CDS encoding nucleotidyltransferase family protein: MRAMILAAGLGTRLRPLTWVRPKVLQPLMGMTLLEYWAERLASAGFEAAVVNAHHLADRLEAFVHERSWPLPLHVIREPVLLGTGGGLRNAVSLLGDGPVLAVNGDTACDAALAHLRQVHETSGAKATLLVHDCPPFNNVAVDAAGRVRGFGERGEELCRRDSAVRLLAFTGIHVVDSKALDYFPRGKPASILELYKDLIARGDPPRAVFRSTLTWRETGTVAAYWSLHRHLAAVDDGGLAPLPSGSPVRVHHSAVLEGDVRLEGMVVLDRACRLRGPVRLKDVIAWNGVAFAPGTDLETCIVTDGAAVAGSHRHCILTKEKGTFPFHPND, translated from the coding sequence ATGCGCGCCATGATTCTCGCAGCCGGGCTCGGTACGCGGCTCCGGCCGCTCACCTGGGTCCGCCCCAAAGTGCTTCAGCCCCTCATGGGCATGACGCTCCTCGAATACTGGGCGGAGCGGCTCGCTTCGGCGGGCTTTGAGGCGGCCGTGGTGAACGCCCACCACCTGGCGGACCGCCTGGAAGCGTTCGTCCATGAACGTTCCTGGCCGCTTCCCCTTCATGTCATCCGGGAGCCGGTTCTGCTGGGGACGGGAGGCGGGCTCCGGAACGCCGTTTCGCTTTTGGGCGACGGGCCGGTACTCGCCGTAAACGGGGACACGGCCTGTGACGCGGCTCTTGCGCACCTTCGGCAAGTCCACGAAACGTCCGGCGCCAAGGCCACACTCCTTGTCCACGACTGTCCGCCGTTCAACAACGTGGCGGTGGATGCGGCCGGACGGGTGCGCGGGTTCGGCGAACGAGGGGAAGAGCTGTGTCGGAGGGATTCGGCGGTCCGCCTGCTGGCCTTCACCGGGATCCATGTGGTGGATTCGAAGGCGCTGGATTACTTCCCCCGAGGAAAGCCCGCAAGCATTCTGGAATTGTACAAGGATCTCATCGCTCGGGGAGACCCGCCGCGGGCCGTTTTTCGCAGTACTCTGACGTGGCGGGAAACGGGGACGGTGGCCGCCTATTGGAGCCTCCATCGACATCTGGCGGCGGTAGACGACGGCGGCTTGGCGCCCCTTCCGAGCGGATCGCCCGTCCGAGTTCACCACAGTGCGGTCCTGGAAGGCGATGTCAGGCTGGAAGGCATGGTGGTTCTCGACCGCGCATGCCGCCTTCGCGGGCCCGTCCGGTTGAAGGACGTGATCGCCTGGAACGGCGTAGCGTTCGCTCCGGGAACGGATTTGGAAACCTGTATCGTGACCGATGGAGCAGCGGTTGCGGGGAGTCACCGGCATTGCATCCTGACGAAGGAAAAGGGGACCTTCCCGTTTCATCCCAACGACTGA
- a CDS encoding aminoglycoside phosphotransferase family protein, translating into MEPLHGDGSDRAFFRLRDGFRRAVLVVSPRRSTDEMDECDAYDRIGRHLAAKGLPVPRFFWSDPRRGVFVLQDLGNIHLQDFVNRSRTPRRLARAYTDAVRLLLRLHRRGAEGFQSAFCFDTDRYDARFIYHRELEYFRRAFLNETLGCAVVEEDLGEDFLKLAALAEAPGRRWVMHRDFQSRNIMVHGGALWIIDFQGMRFGPPAYDLASLLIDPYTAVPETLQEILVQRYWNAARGFLDVPRNDFLRSYQMVRLCRNLQMLGAFGFLGTTKGKSGFLNYVPRAWRTLRKTIEGPCGALFPSLRRWVRLADERIGSGAYRQRIEPAGSVTRASAGETSAAAS; encoded by the coding sequence GTGGAACCGCTTCACGGCGACGGTTCGGACCGTGCCTTTTTCAGGCTCCGGGACGGCTTCCGGCGGGCGGTTCTGGTTGTGTCTCCACGCCGCAGCACGGACGAGATGGACGAATGCGACGCCTACGATCGGATCGGCCGGCACCTGGCGGCGAAAGGCCTGCCGGTTCCCCGGTTTTTCTGGTCCGATCCTCGCCGGGGCGTATTTGTCCTGCAAGACCTCGGAAACATCCACCTGCAGGACTTCGTCAACCGGTCGCGGACGCCGCGGCGCCTGGCCCGGGCGTACACGGATGCGGTCCGGCTGCTGCTTCGCCTGCACCGGCGGGGAGCGGAAGGCTTCCAAAGCGCCTTCTGCTTCGACACGGACCGCTACGATGCTCGTTTCATTTACCATCGTGAACTGGAATACTTCCGCCGAGCATTCCTGAACGAGACGCTGGGGTGCGCGGTGGTCGAAGAGGACCTGGGAGAAGATTTCCTGAAACTGGCGGCCCTGGCCGAGGCGCCCGGGCGCCGGTGGGTGATGCATCGGGATTTTCAGAGCCGGAACATCATGGTACACGGCGGAGCACTCTGGATTATCGATTTTCAAGGCATGCGCTTCGGCCCGCCGGCTTACGACCTGGCAAGCCTCCTCATCGACCCCTACACGGCCGTTCCCGAAACGCTCCAGGAGATCCTCGTCCAACGCTATTGGAACGCCGCCCGGGGGTTCCTCGATGTACCGCGGAATGATTTCCTGCGGAGCTACCAAATGGTCCGCCTGTGCCGTAACCTGCAGATGCTCGGAGCCTTCGGGTTCTTGGGGACGACGAAAGGAAAGAGCGGGTTCCTTAATTATGTCCCGAGAGCCTGGAGGACACTTCGAAAGACCATTGAAGGCCCGTGCGGTGCCCTGTTTCCGAGCCTCAGGCGTTGGGTGCGCCTGGCGGACGAACGCATCGGGTCCGGCGCGTACCGGCAGAGGATCGAACCGGCGGGTTCCGTGACACGTGCGTCGGCGGGCGAGACTTCTGCAGCGGCCTCGTGA
- a CDS encoding HD domain-containing protein translates to MDRNIELVKEEPTPERKERRALANFFFELGMLKRTPRSGFQFLGTGRESVAEHSFRTAVIGYTLARLSDHSDPFRVVCLCLFHDVPEARTGDMNYVNKQYVTVDEAKAVRDLAETLPFGDAFLEFIEEYRACRTEAAVLAHEADQLDLILELKHQKDLGNAYAERWIHFALKRLKTPLGHRLADEILVTDSAGWWFDGNDHWWA, encoded by the coding sequence ATGGATCGAAACATCGAACTCGTAAAGGAAGAACCGACCCCCGAAAGGAAAGAACGGCGAGCCCTCGCGAACTTTTTCTTCGAACTGGGGATGCTCAAGCGAACCCCGCGTTCGGGGTTTCAGTTTCTGGGGACGGGCAGGGAATCCGTGGCCGAGCATTCCTTTCGAACGGCTGTCATCGGCTACACGCTGGCCCGGCTGTCCGACCACTCGGATCCCTTCCGCGTGGTCTGCCTGTGCCTCTTTCACGACGTGCCGGAAGCCCGCACCGGGGACATGAACTACGTGAACAAGCAGTACGTGACAGTCGACGAAGCGAAAGCCGTGAGGGACCTGGCGGAAACCCTGCCGTTCGGGGACGCTTTTCTGGAGTTCATCGAAGAATACCGGGCGTGCCGCACGGAAGCGGCCGTCCTGGCCCATGAGGCGGATCAGTTGGACCTGATTCTCGAACTGAAACATCAGAAGGACCTGGGAAACGCTTACGCCGAGCGGTGGATCCACTTCGCTCTGAAGCGCTTGAAGACCCCGCTGGGACACCGCCTCGCCGATGAAATCCTCGTGACCGATTCGGCCGGCTGGTGGTTCGACGGAAACGACCACTGGTGGGCGTAA
- a CDS encoding FKBP-type peptidyl-prolyl cis-trans isomerase, with the protein MRAQRHCVVTFQYWIEPVDPEPFPYPRGPYRMEALLGEGRLPPSLEQLLLGMEAGERTDVTLEPGAMFGPLRDDAVTEVPRSDVVEEGDRLQVGAVCHLMDEKRRLRPFRVRALGPNTVLADFNHPLAGRRLRLRVTMESVRWAALEEIKQARLRDAHCHDAASRDKASWIETSNS; encoded by the coding sequence ATGCGAGCCCAAAGGCACTGTGTCGTCACCTTCCAGTACTGGATAGAACCGGTGGATCCGGAACCTTTCCCGTATCCGCGCGGCCCTTACCGCATGGAAGCCCTTCTGGGGGAAGGCCGACTGCCCCCATCCCTGGAACAGCTTCTGTTGGGAATGGAGGCCGGTGAGCGCACCGACGTGACGCTTGAGCCCGGCGCCATGTTCGGCCCCCTTAGAGACGACGCCGTGACCGAAGTACCCCGCTCGGACGTGGTGGAAGAAGGCGACCGACTCCAGGTGGGCGCGGTCTGCCACCTCATGGATGAAAAGCGGCGGCTCCGGCCCTTCCGCGTCCGCGCCCTCGGCCCGAACACGGTGCTCGCAGACTTCAACCACCCCCTGGCCGGACGACGCCTCCGCCTCCGGGTCACTATGGAATCGGTGCGGTGGGCCGCCCTGGAAGAAATCAAGCAGGCCAGGCTGAGAGACGCTCACTGCCACGATGCAGCGTCGAGGGACAAGGCTTCATGGATCGAAACATCGAACTCGTAA
- a CDS encoding flavodoxin family protein, with translation MKTLLGIVASPRKYGNCELFLKELYLNLPQDAWSLRLIRLSELNIQPCLGCYQCLFGEMKCVQRDDLQLFLDALVSADAVAVAVPTYFLGANASLKRLLDRGLSFYAHLNTLWGKPAVGAAIAGVPGLEGYTKLIVDSFLKLTLTDHRGSEVVYGALPGEIFLDGVAKAAAARLAEALCGGGSEEAGSAPRCPVCGGDTFRFLPETSPRPDGAVAVRCMLCSSAGTLKAADGRIQISTRPSEHPLFLTREDAERHLEWLRGMKEAFFVRHKELKAVVQAYTAIGEWIRPENRTR, from the coding sequence GTGAAAACGCTTCTAGGGATTGTGGCTTCGCCCCGAAAATACGGAAATTGCGAACTTTTCCTCAAGGAACTTTATTTGAACCTCCCACAGGATGCTTGGAGCTTGAGGCTCATCCGACTTTCTGAACTGAACATCCAGCCCTGCCTTGGCTGCTACCAGTGCCTCTTCGGCGAAATGAAATGCGTGCAGCGAGATGACCTGCAGCTTTTTCTGGATGCCCTGGTTTCAGCCGATGCGGTGGCGGTGGCCGTCCCCACCTACTTTCTGGGCGCCAATGCCAGCCTCAAACGCCTTCTGGACCGGGGGTTGAGCTTCTACGCCCACCTGAACACGCTCTGGGGAAAGCCCGCGGTGGGCGCCGCCATCGCCGGCGTGCCGGGCCTTGAAGGCTACACCAAGCTCATAGTGGATAGCTTCCTCAAACTCACCCTGACCGACCATCGGGGTTCGGAAGTCGTCTACGGCGCTCTTCCCGGAGAAATTTTTCTGGACGGAGTCGCGAAAGCGGCCGCCGCACGGCTGGCTGAGGCGCTTTGCGGCGGCGGAAGCGAAGAGGCCGGGAGCGCGCCTCGGTGCCCTGTGTGCGGCGGCGATACCTTCAGGTTTCTTCCGGAAACCAGCCCGCGGCCGGACGGAGCCGTCGCCGTCCGGTGCATGCTCTGCAGCAGCGCCGGCACCTTGAAGGCCGCTGACGGCCGTATCCAGATCTCAACGCGCCCCAGCGAGCACCCGCTCTTTCTCACCCGCGAAGACGCCGAGCGCCACCTGGAATGGCTCCGCGGCATGAAAGAGGCCTTCTTCGTCCGCCATAAAGAACTCAAGGCCGTAGTGCAGGCGTACACGGCTATCGGCGAATGGATCCGGCCCGAAAATCGTACCCGATAG
- a CDS encoding sigma-54-dependent transcriptional regulator, with protein MTRSDSRSLILVVDDDPAHRLMLKNLLEDWGYRIEEAEDGDDAVAFIQRGPADLVLMDVRMPRMNGIEATQAILSYNPAVPVLIMTAYSSIPSAVEALKAGAYDYLTKPLDFDALRLTIERALEHTHLRRENEELRGQLARLQLPEMVGRSPAMQQMAEMIALVAPSEATVLLTGESGTGKSLVARAIHANSPRSSRPLVEVNCAAIPESLMESELFGHEKGAFTGADKARRGRFSQADGGTIFLDEVGELSPPMQAKLLRVLQEGDIQRVGSDAPVRVDVRVIAATNRDLQNMVAQETFREDLFYRLNVVTLEVPPLRDRVEDIPVLAEHFLARFAEKNRKRVKGITPGAMDLLLKHPWPGNVRELENVMERGVILLQGDYISEKELPLALQKLAPQPPPETAADSSPQRDLTDLTLAEMERRAIFQTLEETGGNKSEAARRLGITRRTLKLKLKKYQEESNT; from the coding sequence ATGACCCGCTCCGACTCCCGCTCTCTGATCCTGGTGGTAGACGACGATCCCGCCCACCGGCTCATGCTGAAGAACCTGCTCGAAGACTGGGGCTACCGCATCGAAGAAGCGGAAGACGGCGACGACGCGGTGGCCTTCATCCAGCGGGGCCCGGCGGATCTCGTTCTCATGGATGTCCGCATGCCGCGGATGAACGGGATCGAGGCGACCCAGGCCATCCTAAGCTACAACCCCGCCGTCCCCGTACTGATCATGACGGCCTATTCGTCCATCCCGTCGGCCGTGGAAGCTCTGAAAGCCGGCGCCTACGACTACCTCACCAAGCCCCTGGACTTCGACGCGCTGAGGCTCACCATCGAACGGGCCCTGGAACACACGCATCTTCGCCGGGAAAACGAAGAGCTGCGAGGTCAGCTGGCGCGCCTGCAGCTGCCGGAAATGGTGGGGCGAAGTCCCGCCATGCAACAGATGGCCGAAATGATCGCCCTGGTGGCCCCTTCGGAAGCGACGGTGCTCCTCACCGGGGAAAGCGGCACGGGAAAGAGCCTGGTCGCCCGAGCCATCCACGCCAACAGCCCCCGGAGCAGCCGGCCGCTGGTGGAAGTCAATTGCGCCGCCATCCCGGAATCGCTCATGGAATCGGAACTCTTCGGCCACGAAAAAGGCGCCTTCACCGGAGCGGACAAGGCGCGCCGCGGGCGCTTTTCACAGGCGGACGGCGGGACCATCTTCCTGGACGAAGTGGGCGAACTGTCGCCTCCCATGCAGGCCAAACTCCTTCGCGTTCTTCAAGAAGGCGACATCCAGCGCGTGGGAAGCGACGCCCCGGTCCGCGTCGACGTGCGCGTGATCGCCGCCACCAACCGGGACCTCCAGAACATGGTGGCCCAGGAAACCTTCCGAGAAGACCTCTTCTACCGCTTGAACGTGGTGACCCTCGAAGTGCCCCCGCTACGGGACCGCGTCGAAGACATCCCGGTCCTTGCCGAACACTTTCTGGCCCGGTTCGCCGAAAAGAACCGAAAGCGCGTGAAAGGCATCACCCCTGGAGCCATGGATCTGCTGCTCAAACACCCGTGGCCCGGAAACGTCCGCGAACTGGAAAACGTGATGGAACGCGGCGTGATCCTCCTTCAAGGCGATTACATCTCCGAAAAGGAACTGCCGCTCGCCCTCCAGAAGCTGGCGCCTCAACCGCCGCCCGAAACCGCCGCAGACAGCTCCCCCCAACGGGACCTCACCGACCTCACCCTGGCGGAGATGGAACGACGCGCCATCTTTCAAACGCTCGAAGAAACCGGGGGCAACAAGAGCGAAGCCGCCCGCCGCCTCGGCATCACCCGCCGCACGTTGAAACTCAAGCTCAAAAAATACCAAGAAGAATCGAACACTTAA
- a CDS encoding ATP-binding protein, with translation MKTKISGPDRWTWFSPWVIIGSVCILAAVLAVLAVKNIRREQDFMERALRYQADILMEFLEAGSRTGMRGPGGGGRRHIQTLMEETAQQPEVLYITLVDGDGRIVASSDPQRIGGTHRLPHVAADGSLHRFIDTPQQAFEVIRAFRPWSGCNPRHRNICMERTAALGDNLLLIVGMDPSPFEAAMRQDRHQTILLFGVMFLAGAAGFVSLFWAQHYRSARRSLLDMERLSATVFNQMPAGLITTDLRGTVRQTNTAARDILKLPGGIPGRLDELACFAAVRRQLERGAAVLEEEVTCCAGGDTVIPLLVNASVIHDGEGRKAGYVFLFTDMTGIKQLEEQLRRSERLAALGRLSAGIAHEIRNPLSSIKGFAAILAKKVQGDENARALSKVMEDEVNRLNRVVTELLEFARPTELQKRRTAVKEVIEHSLRLVESDAQAAGIRLSVDVRPQELRAEFDPDRFSQVLLNLYLNAIQAMDRGGRLSVEAERHEDEWVLQVEDTGCGIEPAELPHIFDPYFTTKPRGVGLGLAVVHKIVEAHNGEIDVESSPGQGTRFIIRLPLGGAAACPSPEERRAAPSSGKTQATLTASEESS, from the coding sequence ATGAAAACGAAAATCTCCGGACCGGACCGCTGGACCTGGTTTTCCCCCTGGGTGATCATCGGGTCCGTGTGTATCCTCGCGGCGGTCCTGGCGGTGCTCGCGGTCAAAAACATCCGCCGGGAACAGGATTTCATGGAACGCGCCCTGCGCTACCAGGCCGACATCCTCATGGAATTCCTGGAGGCTGGATCCCGAACGGGAATGCGCGGGCCCGGCGGCGGCGGGCGGCGGCACATCCAGACCCTCATGGAGGAAACCGCCCAGCAGCCGGAAGTCCTTTACATCACGCTGGTGGACGGTGACGGCCGGATCGTGGCCTCAAGCGACCCCCAACGCATCGGTGGGACCCACCGCCTGCCCCACGTCGCCGCGGACGGATCGCTCCACCGATTCATCGACACTCCGCAGCAGGCATTCGAAGTGATCCGGGCGTTCCGGCCGTGGTCCGGCTGCAATCCGCGCCACCGGAACATTTGCATGGAACGGACCGCCGCCCTCGGAGACAACCTCTTGCTCATCGTGGGCATGGACCCGTCGCCCTTCGAAGCCGCCATGCGTCAGGACCGGCACCAGACGATCCTGCTTTTCGGCGTCATGTTCCTGGCGGGCGCCGCAGGGTTCGTTTCTCTTTTCTGGGCCCAGCATTACCGGTCCGCCCGCCGGTCGCTCCTCGACATGGAACGGCTGAGCGCCACCGTCTTCAATCAGATGCCCGCGGGGCTCATCACCACGGACCTTCGCGGCACGGTCCGGCAGACCAACACGGCCGCCCGGGACATCCTCAAGCTTCCAGGGGGAATCCCCGGGCGACTGGACGAACTGGCCTGCTTCGCGGCCGTCCGGCGGCAGCTGGAACGTGGCGCCGCCGTCCTGGAAGAAGAGGTCACCTGCTGCGCCGGCGGCGACACCGTCATTCCCCTGTTGGTCAACGCCTCGGTCATCCACGACGGCGAAGGCCGAAAAGCGGGCTACGTTTTCCTTTTTACAGACATGACCGGCATCAAGCAACTGGAAGAACAGCTTCGAAGGAGTGAACGCCTGGCGGCGCTGGGCCGGCTTTCTGCGGGAATCGCTCACGAAATCCGAAATCCGTTGAGCTCCATCAAGGGATTCGCCGCTATCCTGGCGAAAAAGGTCCAGGGCGACGAAAATGCCCGCGCTCTTTCCAAGGTCATGGAAGACGAGGTGAACCGCCTCAACCGCGTGGTGACCGAGCTCCTGGAATTCGCCCGCCCCACCGAATTGCAGAAGCGCCGCACCGCGGTCAAAGAGGTGATCGAGCACTCCCTGCGCCTCGTGGAAAGCGACGCTCAGGCCGCCGGTATCCGCCTTTCGGTGGACGTCCGGCCGCAGGAGCTTCGAGCCGAATTCGACCCGGACCGCTTCTCCCAAGTCCTCCTGAACCTCTACCTGAACGCCATCCAGGCCATGGACCGCGGCGGCAGGCTTTCCGTGGAAGCCGAACGTCACGAAGACGAATGGGTGCTGCAGGTGGAGGACACGGGCTGCGGCATCGAACCGGCGGAGCTGCCTCACATCTTCGACCCCTATTTCACCACGAAACCGCGCGGCGTAGGGCTCGGACTCGCCGTAGTCCACAAGATCGTCGAAGCCCACAACGGCGAAATCGACGTGGAAAGCTCCCCCGGCCAAGGCACCCGCTTCATCATCCGGCTTCCCCTGGGCGGCGCGGCGGCATGCCCGTCCCCGGAGGAACGCCGCGCCGCCCCATCGTCCGGGAAAACCCAGGCGACCTTGACGGCAAGTGAGGAGTCCTCATGA